A window of the Anaerolineae bacterium genome harbors these coding sequences:
- a CDS encoding tetratricopeptide repeat protein produces MEYRPRPKKRNPLIMAGLFIFLVGAIFVLVILLSIYVGYLEFEVPSLAQQFGPTPTPTRPAVLYIADGDAYFVEGQLHEAIAAYEQAIQLDPNNDIPYIRQSRLLVYTHDTAKAVERAAQAVLLNPTSPENLAYYCRALDWEARYSEAFDACSCAIELDPGYAEGYAFLSEVYADQANWTLARTTAQQALEVNFNSIDAQHNMGYALEIQGRYAEAAEFYENAITLAPNLGPLYIDAGRSYYWAGDLEKAAERYKKAIKLNPTDPEAYDRLGWTYYTEGDYPRALDALEQSAGVDPTYFKAWGHMGMLYYTRQNFETAVEFLPKAIELAEKEFLRRARWVEVYTEIETLTGPESVPILRGRFAKPDTDNNNYVAQLHPVSYQSTLRPDSEESCAETIVQSIQSQTVLVDSAQSFTLTQTFSQTSGAATLNFTSGNLFLDLNNLPQPENIPYEIKVIFWPNRIDSVAYVQPDGSQKAQINIQFKERSSAPVEYYYSLGLAFAYLEPPLCNQAVPWLLKALELDSSAYNPAWAGLRICPSPNSPPTPIPTATPPPDENG; encoded by the coding sequence ATGGAATATCGTCCCAGACCAAAAAAACGTAATCCCTTGATCATGGCCGGCCTATTTATTTTTTTGGTGGGCGCGATCTTTGTTTTGGTCATTTTGTTGAGTATTTACGTTGGCTACCTTGAATTTGAAGTGCCGTCTTTGGCCCAGCAATTTGGCCCTACCCCTACCCCCACCCGGCCGGCCGTGCTTTACATTGCCGATGGCGACGCTTATTTTGTGGAGGGCCAACTCCATGAAGCCATTGCCGCTTATGAGCAGGCCATTCAATTAGACCCCAACAACGACATCCCCTATATTCGCCAATCGCGCCTGCTGGTTTATACCCATGATACGGCCAAAGCCGTAGAGCGAGCCGCCCAGGCCGTGCTGCTCAACCCCACCAGCCCCGAAAACCTGGCCTACTATTGCCGCGCCCTGGATTGGGAAGCCCGCTACAGTGAAGCCTTTGACGCCTGCTCGTGCGCCATTGAATTGGACCCAGGCTACGCCGAAGGTTACGCCTTTCTTTCAGAAGTCTATGCCGACCAGGCGAATTGGACCTTGGCCCGCACCACGGCCCAGCAGGCGCTGGAGGTCAACTTCAACAGCATAGACGCCCAACACAACATGGGTTATGCCCTGGAAATCCAGGGACGTTATGCGGAAGCGGCGGAGTTTTATGAAAATGCCATCACTCTGGCTCCCAATTTAGGCCCGCTGTATATTGACGCCGGGCGCAGTTATTACTGGGCCGGCGATTTGGAAAAAGCCGCGGAGCGTTACAAAAAAGCCATCAAGCTAAATCCGACCGACCCGGAAGCGTATGATCGTTTAGGGTGGACCTATTATACTGAAGGAGATTATCCGCGAGCATTGGATGCGTTAGAGCAGAGCGCCGGAGTTGATCCCACCTACTTCAAAGCCTGGGGCCACATGGGCATGCTTTATTATACCCGCCAAAATTTTGAAACCGCGGTTGAGTTTTTGCCCAAAGCCATTGAATTGGCCGAAAAAGAGTTCCTGCGCCGCGCCCGCTGGGTTGAAGTTTATACCGAGATTGAAACGCTGACCGGCCCAGAGTCCGTTCCTATTTTACGAGGGCGTTTCGCTAAACCGGATACCGACAATAATAATTATGTAGCCCAACTCCATCCGGTAAGTTATCAATCTACCCTCCGGCCCGACTCAGAAGAGTCTTGCGCTGAGACTATTGTGCAATCCATCCAGAGCCAGACGGTTTTGGTGGATTCAGCCCAATCGTTCACCCTCACCCAAACTTTTAGCCAAACTTCTGGCGCAGCCACGCTCAATTTTACCAGTGGAAATCTTTTCCTTGATCTCAATAACCTGCCCCAACCCGAAAACATACCTTATGAAATAAAAGTGATCTTTTGGCCCAACCGCATTGACAGTGTGGCTTATGTGCAACCCGATGGCAGTCAAAAAGCCCAAATCAACATTCAATTTAAAGAAAGATCATCGGCGCCCGTAGAGTACTACTATAGCCTGGGGCTGGCCTTTGCCTATTTGGAACCGCCGTTATGCAACCAGGCAGTTCCCTGGCTCTTGAAAGCGTTGGAGTTAGACAGTTCAGCTTACAATCCGGCCTGGGCCGGTTTGCGTATCTGCCCCAGCCCCAATTCTCCGCCAACGCCTATCCCTACCGCCACGCCGCCCCCTGATGAAAATGGGTGA